Within the Achromobacter spanius genome, the region GAATCGCGCAATTGCGCAGCGCGTGCTTGTACAGCACCACGCGCTCTTTCAGGCCCTTGCTGCGCGCCACCATGATGTATTGCGCCGACAGCGTTTCCAGCATGGTGGTGCGCACCAGGCGGATGTTGGTGGCGCTAAGAATGATGGCCATCGTCAGGGACGGCAGCACCAGGCTGGCCGGGCCGCTCCAGCCCGAAGGCGGCAGCAGCGGGAAGGTGATCGACAGCAGCAACACCAGCATCAGCGCCAGCCAGAAGTTGGGGAACGACAACCCCACCAGCGACAGGATGCGGATGGCCTGGTCCATGGGCTTGCCGCGCTTGATGGCGGCCTGGATGCCCAGCGGCAGCGAAATCAGAATCGACACGATCAGCGACGTGAACGCCAGCATCAGCGTGGCGGGCAAGGCGTCGCCGATCAGCTTGGACACCGACGTGCCGCCCATGAAGCTGCGGCCGAAATCGCCATGCAACAGGCCTTGCATGTACGACAGGTATTGCTCGTAAAAGGGGCGGTTCAGCCCCAGCGCCTGGCGAATGTTGGCCAGGTCTTGTTCGGTGACGCTGCCCGAACCCTGGCTGAGCATCAGCGCGGGGTCGCCGGTCAGGCGCACGGCATAGGAAACCAGCAGTGTCACGGCGACGATCACGAAGACCGCCTGCAACACGCGTTTGATGAGAAATCCGGTCATGAGGCGCCGCCCCGGTTTTCACCGGGGCGGATCGTTGGGTTGATGCTTACTCGACGGTCGCGTTGAGGAAACGGAAGCGGATGTCGCCCGGGACTTCCAGATTCTTCACGCGCTTGTTCACGCCCACGATCGTGTTCAGGCTGTACAGCGGCATTTCCAGCGCCTGATCGGCAACGTAGGTGGCAATTTCCTGCAGCATGGCTTCGCGCTTCTTCACGTCGTAGACGGCGCGTTGCGCTTCCAACATGCCATTCAGCTTGGCGTCGTTGTCATACGGGTTCCACTTCTGGCCCGTGTGATACATCAGGTACGCGGTGTTGTCGTAGTCGTACGTCCAGCCGCCCCACTGGTTCTGCCACATCTCGCCCGTCTTGCCACCCGGGATGATGTCGTTCAACAGCACGCCGGTTTCATACGGCTTGATAGTGGCGCGCACGCCCACGCCTTGCAGGTAGCCCGACACGGCCTGGGCCACTTCGCGGAAGTTCGAATCGCTGCCGCGCACGTCGATCTGCACGGTGGCGCCCGGCTTCACGCCGGCGGCGGCCAGCAGCTTCTTGGCTTCAGCGGGGTTGAACGGAAGGGGCTTTTGCTCGGGGTTGAAGCCGAAGGATTGCGGGCCCTGGAAGCTGGCGATGACCTTGGCCTGGCCCAGCAGCAACTGCTTGACGATGGCTTCGCGGTCGACCGCCATGATCAGCGCGCGGCGCACGTCGCGGTTTTGCGTGATGCCGCCCTTGGTGTTGTAGCGCAGCGCGAAAGCGACCGGGCCACCCGTCGAGATGACGTCGGCGTTGCCGGACTTCTTCACGGTCTCGATCAGGCCCAGCGGGATCAGCGTGGCGATGTCGATGCGGCCGGCTTGCAGCTCGGCCACTTGCGTGCCGGGCTCGCTGATGAAGCGGTACACGACCTTGTCCAGCTTGGGCTTGCCGCCCCAGTAGTCGTCGTTACGCGCCAGCGTCACGTTGACCTTGGGCTGGTAGCTTTCAAACTTGAACGGGCCGGTGCCGACCGGGTGCGTGTTGAAGTAGTCCTCGCCCTTTTCCTTGATGTACTTGGGCGGCACGATCATGGCGCCGTAGCCGGCCAGCTTGGTCAGCAGCACCGGATCGGGCTGCTTCAGGATGAAGTCGACGGTGTATTCGTCCACCACCTTGATCTCGCCGATGGAGTCGTAGTTGGACTTTTGCGGGCCCTTGGCGCCTTCCGCGCCCAGCAGGCGTTCAAACGTGAACTTCACGGCTTCGGCGTTGAAGGGCTCGCCGTTGTGGAACTTGACGCCTTCACGCAGCTTGAAGCGCAGGCGCTTGTTCTCGTCCAGGTATTCCCAACTGGTGGCCAGGCCCGGTTGCAGCTTCAGGTCGGCGCCGCGCATCGTCAGGCCGTCATACAGGTTGCCGCCCACCGAACCCCAGAAGGTCACGAAGGTGTCGATGGGATCCCAGCTACCCGGGTCCTGGTTGATGGCCACGCTGAGCGTGCCCGCGGCATGCGCGGTCGACAAGACGGCGGGCAGTGCGCCGCCCAGCGCCAGGGTCAGGGCGGTGGCGGTGAAGGTGGTGCGGAAGAATTGCATGGTCGCTCCAGGGACGGGAACTCGGATCACACCGAGAAAAAAAGGGGGCTGTCTCTACGCGGCGCGGGCCACCTGATGGCCGGGCGCGAATTCAGTCAGCGGAATAATGGCCGGTTCGTCGCCGACGCGGCGTACCGGGCTGGGGATTTCACCTTCGATCAGCGACGTGTCGATATGGCGGCCGGGCTCGGCCACCGGCACGGCAGCCAGCAGCTTGCGCGTGTAGGCATGCTGCGGCGATTCAAAGATCTGCCGGCGCGTGCCCAGTTCCACGATCTGGCCCAGGTACAGCACCGCCACGCGATGGCTCACCTTTTCCACCACCGCCATGTCGTGCGTGATGAACAGGTACGACAGGCCACGGTCTTTTTGCAGGTCCATCAGCAGGTTCAAGATCTGTGCCTGAATGGACACGTCCAGCGCCGACACGGATTCGTCGGCAATGATCAGCTTGGGGTTGCTGGCCAAGGCGCGCGCGATGCACACGCGCTGGCGCTGACCGCCCGAGAACTCATGCGGATAGCGCCTGGCGTGCTCGGGCTTCAAGCCCACTTGTTCAAGCAGCTCGCCCACGCGGCGGGCGATGGCGTCTTCGCCATGCAACAGGCCGTGCGTGCGGATGGGCTCGGCGATGCTGAATGCCACCGTCTTGCGCGGGTCCAGCGATGCGTAGGGGTCTTGGAAGATGTATTGGATTTCCTGGCGCAGGCGCTGACGGCCGGCGGCGTCCATCGAAAAAATGTCCTGGCCGTTGTAGCGCACCGCGCCCGAGGTCGGCGCCACCAGTTGCTGCAAGGTCTTGCCGATGGTGGACTTACCGCTGCCCGATTCGCCCACCAGCGCCAGCGTTTCGCCGGGGTAGACGTCAAAGCTGACCTCTTCCACCGCATGCACGCGGTGCGTGACGCGGCCGAACAGGTTGTGGCCGACGTCAAAGCGAGTGGTCAGTTTTTCCACGCGCAGCACGGGTTCGTCGTAGGTGGCGGTGTCTTGTTCGCGGGTGTCGCCCACTTCGCGCAGCGTGTCGCCGTCCAGCACGGTTTGCGGCGTGCGCAGCGGCAGATCGCGGCCGGTCAGGCTGCCCAGGCGCGGCACGGCGGCCAGCAGCGCGCGCGTGTAGGGATGCTTGGGCGCGTTGAAGATCTCGTCGACAGTACCTTGCTCGACCTTCTTGCCGCGCAGCATCACGACCACGTCGTCGGCCATCTCGGCCACCACGCCCATGTCGTGCGTGATGAAGATGACGGCGGTGCCCAGGTCGCGTTGCAACTCGCGGATGGTGTTCAGAATCTGCGCCTGGATGGTGACGTCCAGCGCGGTGGTGGGCTCGTCGGCGATCAACAGGCGCGGCTGGCACGACAGCGCCATCGCGATCATCACGCGCTGGCGCATGCCGCCCGACAACTGGTGCGGGTAGCGGTCCAGCAGTTGC harbors:
- a CDS encoding ABC transporter permease, whose product is MTGFLIKRVLQAVFVIVAVTLLVSYAVRLTGDPALMLSQGSGSVTEQDLANIRQALGLNRPFYEQYLSYMQGLLHGDFGRSFMGGTSVSKLIGDALPATLMLAFTSLIVSILISLPLGIQAAIKRGKPMDQAIRILSLVGLSFPNFWLALMLVLLLSITFPLLPPSGWSGPASLVLPSLTMAIILSATNIRLVRTTMLETLSAQYIMVARSKGLKERVVLYKHALRNCAIPLITYLGLQFGGLIGGIVVIEMVFNWPGLGTLAFDAISGRDYPVLQGTVTVLAAVIVLVNLIVDIAYGIVDPRIRTR
- a CDS encoding ABC transporter ATP-binding protein, translating into MSSTTVSTPAPLLSVRGVSVDFNTDNGVFRAVDNLDFDVKPGRTLAIVGESGSGKSVTSMAIMRLTDYSNGRIATGQILFRDNDGRETDLTQASDEQMRAIRGNDIAMIFQEPMTSLNPVFTIGDQIVEAIMLHQQLSRSAARQSARKLLEKVRLPDAEQLLDRYPHQLSGGMRQRVMIAMALSCQPRLLIADEPTTALDVTIQAQILNTIRELQRDLGTAVIFITHDMGVVAEMADDVVVMLRGKKVEQGTVDEIFNAPKHPYTRALLAAVPRLGSLTGRDLPLRTPQTVLDGDTLREVGDTREQDTATYDEPVLRVEKLTTRFDVGHNLFGRVTHRVHAVEEVSFDVYPGETLALVGESGSGKSTIGKTLQQLVAPTSGAVRYNGQDIFSMDAAGRQRLRQEIQYIFQDPYASLDPRKTVAFSIAEPIRTHGLLHGEDAIARRVGELLEQVGLKPEHARRYPHEFSGGQRQRVCIARALASNPKLIIADESVSALDVSIQAQILNLLMDLQKDRGLSYLFITHDMAVVEKVSHRVAVLYLGQIVELGTRRQIFESPQHAYTRKLLAAVPVAEPGRHIDTSLIEGEIPSPVRRVGDEPAIIPLTEFAPGHQVARAA
- a CDS encoding ABC transporter substrate-binding protein, with translation MQFFRTTFTATALTLALGGALPAVLSTAHAAGTLSVAINQDPGSWDPIDTFVTFWGSVGGNLYDGLTMRGADLKLQPGLATSWEYLDENKRLRFKLREGVKFHNGEPFNAEAVKFTFERLLGAEGAKGPQKSNYDSIGEIKVVDEYTVDFILKQPDPVLLTKLAGYGAMIVPPKYIKEKGEDYFNTHPVGTGPFKFESYQPKVNVTLARNDDYWGGKPKLDKVVYRFISEPGTQVAELQAGRIDIATLIPLGLIETVKKSGNADVISTGGPVAFALRYNTKGGITQNRDVRRALIMAVDREAIVKQLLLGQAKVIASFQGPQSFGFNPEQKPLPFNPAEAKKLLAAAGVKPGATVQIDVRGSDSNFREVAQAVSGYLQGVGVRATIKPYETGVLLNDIIPGGKTGEMWQNQWGGWTYDYDNTAYLMYHTGQKWNPYDNDAKLNGMLEAQRAVYDVKKREAMLQEIATYVADQALEMPLYSLNTIVGVNKRVKNLEVPGDIRFRFLNATVE